Proteins encoded in a region of the Mucispirillum schaedleri ASF457 genome:
- the hemB gene encoding porphobilinogen synthase, whose translation MMFPITRSRRLRSSKNIRSMVKETTLSVNDFIYPLFVCEGKSIRHEVPSMPGIYNLSVDEVIKEAKEAENLGIKSVILFGIPDHKDEEGSGAYGSEGIVQKAIKAIKDYTDLYVITDVCMCEYTSHGHCGHIINGDVDNDSTLNMLAREALSHAEAGADMVAPSDMMDGRVAAIRTMLDDNGFENIPIMSYAVKYASGYYGPFRDAADSTPAFGSRKTYQMDPANRREALKEAFQDIEEGADIIMVKPALAYLDIIRDVKDSCVVPVASYNVSGEYAMIKAAAKNGWIDEEKVVMETLLSMKRAGSDLIITYFAKDAAKKLNK comes from the coding sequence ATTATGTTTCCAATAACCCGTTCAAGAAGACTAAGGTCTAGTAAAAACATAAGAAGTATGGTAAAAGAAACAACTCTTTCAGTAAATGATTTTATTTATCCATTATTTGTATGCGAAGGAAAAAGTATCAGACATGAAGTTCCGTCAATGCCCGGAATATATAATTTAAGTGTAGATGAAGTTATTAAGGAAGCAAAAGAAGCAGAAAATTTAGGCATTAAATCTGTTATTCTTTTTGGTATTCCAGACCATAAAGATGAAGAAGGAAGCGGTGCTTATGGCAGTGAAGGTATTGTGCAGAAAGCCATAAAAGCTATAAAAGATTATACAGATTTATATGTTATTACAGATGTATGTATGTGCGAATATACAAGCCACGGTCACTGCGGACATATAATAAATGGTGATGTGGATAATGACAGCACTCTTAATATGCTTGCAAGAGAAGCATTATCCCATGCAGAAGCTGGGGCAGATATGGTTGCACCAAGTGATATGATGGATGGCAGAGTTGCAGCAATTAGAACAATGCTTGATGATAACGGCTTTGAAAATATACCAATAATGAGCTATGCAGTTAAATATGCTTCTGGCTATTATGGACCATTTAGAGATGCAGCTGATTCAACTCCAGCTTTTGGCAGCAGAAAAACATATCAAATGGACCCAGCAAACAGGCGGGAAGCATTGAAAGAAGCATTTCAAGATATAGAAGAAGGTGCAGATATTATTATGGTAAAACCAGCACTTGCATATCTTGATATTATTAGAGATGTAAAAGACAGCTGTGTTGTTCCTGTTGCATCATATAATGTATCTGGTGAATATGCCATGATAAAAGCAGCAGCTAAAAATGGCTGGATAGATGAAGAAAAAGTTGTTATGGAAACACTGCTTTCTATGAAACGAGCAGGAAGCGACTTAATCATTACATATTTTGCAAAAGATGCAGCAAAAAAATTAAATAAATAA
- the hemA gene encoding glutamyl-tRNA reductase, producing the protein MLVVLGLNHNSAPVTVRERMAIKKEEMEDLYKKFLTENSVQELFLISTCNRVEYYFIIKNYLCDKCDIHSPICDKCEILNIVAQNCNLSVEDLTKYTYFASGKEAVTHLFAVASGLDSLVLGEPQIFGQIKDAFEISKENNGMGGFLNKLFEFTLKTAKKVRTVTGISENPVSVSYAAVELAKKIFSDLSLAKAMIIGAGEMCELAARHLVGSNIGSIIVTNRTFEKALKLAEEFSGDAVTFDRFAQKLPEIDIIISSTGSPDFVVTAEMIKDAMKKRPSRPMFFIDIAVPRDIDPKGAEIENTYLYDIDDLKSVVEANKKEREKEAKKAWDIVHNAAFAFDEQMESLKIIPVIKNIRSYFEEKRNEELQKYCEKFKITDEKEIEHLNYLLTATLNKILHKPFMNLKEHATDNDKYSIAEAMNIIFKNN; encoded by the coding sequence ATGTTAGTTGTTCTAGGTTTAAATCATAATTCTGCTCCTGTAACTGTCAGAGAGCGTATGGCTATAAAAAAAGAGGAAATGGAAGACCTTTATAAAAAATTTCTTACAGAAAACAGTGTGCAGGAATTATTTTTAATATCTACATGCAACAGGGTGGAATATTATTTTATTATAAAAAATTATCTTTGTGATAAATGTGATATTCATTCGCCTATATGTGATAAATGTGAAATATTAAATATTGTTGCTCAAAACTGCAATCTTTCTGTGGAAGATTTAACAAAATATACATACTTTGCTTCTGGAAAAGAAGCCGTTACTCATCTTTTTGCAGTTGCCTCAGGTCTTGACAGCCTTGTATTAGGTGAGCCGCAAATCTTTGGACAGATAAAAGATGCTTTTGAAATATCAAAAGAAAATAACGGTATGGGTGGCTTTTTAAACAAACTTTTTGAGTTTACATTAAAAACTGCTAAAAAAGTAAGAACTGTTACAGGAATATCAGAAAATCCTGTATCAGTAAGCTATGCTGCTGTGGAACTTGCTAAAAAAATATTCTCTGATTTATCACTTGCAAAAGCTATGATAATTGGAGCTGGCGAAATGTGCGAACTTGCTGCAAGGCACTTAGTAGGCTCAAATATAGGCTCCATAATAGTTACAAACAGAACTTTTGAAAAAGCATTAAAGCTGGCAGAAGAATTTTCAGGGGATGCAGTAACTTTTGATAGATTTGCACAAAAACTTCCTGAAATAGATATTATTATTTCATCTACCGGCTCTCCAGATTTTGTGGTTACTGCTGAAATGATTAAAGATGCAATGAAAAAACGCCCTTCCCGTCCTATGTTTTTTATAGATATTGCAGTGCCTAGAGATATTGACCCAAAAGGTGCTGAAATAGAAAATACATATTTATATGATATTGACGATTTAAAAAGTGTTGTAGAAGCAAATAAAAAAGAAAGAGAAAAAGAAGCTAAAAAAGCATGGGATATTGTCCACAATGCAGCCTTTGCCTTTGATGAGCAGATGGAATCTTTAAAAATTATACCCGTTATTAAAAATATTCGGTCTTACTTTGAAGAAAAAAGAAATGAAGAATTGCAAAAATACTGCGAAAAGTTTAAAATAACTGATGAAAAAGAAATAGAACATTTAAATTATCTTTTAACAGCTACCCTTAATAAAATACTTCATAAGCCTTTTATGAATTTGAAAGAGCATGCAACTGATAATGATAAATATTCTATAGCTGAAGCAATGAATATAATATTTAAAAATAATTAA
- a CDS encoding MlaD family protein, with amino-acid sequence MADPRFKNLEIKVGLFVVIAVIIIIVLVIAIGISRDIFTTKVHINVYTDTGENLAKGMPVKYAGFQIARVNDLALQDDGRVIMQIGIPAKYVKWIRQDSVFSLSLQNIIGSSYIDVKTNLQSEAPNIETGSIFSLKRDQGLQGIIEQVTPVVADLKEIIASVNTILIRFADKDGDFNKLMRGLGSLGSDIANKEGSLGYLRSDVVQNEISNFLQDLRSFTESAVRMAHNVESGSVTLKRSLEIFDEHSEPIVAGTSEVVSEVQNMVRIIAPIVARLDQIAANLERASQNAADGTENLDELRSEIQSIVESGNELILKIQNTWPISIGNEKTPEKVPLK; translated from the coding sequence ATGGCAGACCCTCGTTTTAAAAATTTAGAAATAAAAGTAGGACTTTTTGTTGTTATTGCTGTCATTATAATCATAGTGCTTGTTATTGCCATAGGTATAAGCCGTGATATTTTCACAACAAAAGTTCATATAAATGTATATACAGATACTGGTGAAAATCTTGCAAAAGGTATGCCTGTGAAATATGCAGGTTTTCAAATAGCAAGAGTTAATGATTTAGCATTACAGGATGACGGCAGAGTTATTATGCAGATTGGTATACCTGCAAAATATGTTAAATGGATTAGGCAGGATTCTGTATTTTCTTTAAGTCTGCAAAATATTATAGGCAGCAGTTATATTGATGTAAAAACAAACCTGCAAAGCGAAGCTCCAAATATTGAAACTGGAAGCATTTTCAGTCTTAAAAGAGACCAAGGACTGCAGGGCATTATAGAGCAGGTAACACCTGTTGTTGCTGATTTAAAAGAAATTATTGCAAGTGTTAATACTATCTTAATCAGATTTGCTGATAAAGATGGCGACTTTAATAAACTTATGCGTGGTCTTGGCTCTCTTGGCTCAGATATTGCAAATAAAGAAGGCTCTCTTGGATATTTACGCTCTGATGTTGTGCAGAATGAAATCTCAAACTTTTTGCAGGATTTAAGAAGTTTCACTGAATCTGCTGTCCGTATGGCTCATAATGTAGAAAGCGGAAGTGTTACATTAAAACGCTCTCTTGAAATATTTGACGAACATTCTGAGCCTATTGTTGCAGGCACAAGTGAAGTGGTAAGTGAAGTTCAGAATATGGTTCGTATTATTGCCCCTATTGTTGCACGGCTTGACCAGATAGCTGCAAACTTAGAGCGTGCCTCACAAAATGCAGCAGACGGCACAGAAAACTTAGATGAATTAAGAAGTGAAATACAATCTATTGTTGAAAGTGGTAACGAATTAATATTAAAAATACAAAACACATGGCCTATAAGTATTGGCAATGAAAAAACACCGGAGAAAGTTCCTTTAAAATGA
- the hemC gene encoding hydroxymethylbilane synthase produces MKKEVVIATRGSKLALWQAEYIKHKIENHHKDISCRLEIIKTMGDKILDVPLSKIGGKGLFVKEIETALLDKKADLAVHSMKDVPMELPDGLELFESPLCEEPNDAFLSIKYNSLDDLPQGSRVGTSSLRRKCQLLELRSDLEVLDLRGNVQTRMQKLNDGIYDAIILAYAGLKRLEIVENIKEILPIEKMLPASCQGILGIEIRSDDDEIKEILSFIGDKDSYTRARCERAFLRRLQGGCQIPIGCHSVLQDDKIYVKGIIYNLDGSKKIAKEYTGDKSNPEQAGIELAEMVLAAGGDKILEEIYS; encoded by the coding sequence ATGAAAAAGGAAGTAGTTATCGCAACAAGAGGTTCAAAACTTGCTTTATGGCAGGCAGAATACATTAAACACAAAATAGAAAATCATCATAAAGATATATCATGCAGGCTTGAAATAATTAAAACAATGGGCGATAAAATATTAGATGTGCCTTTGTCAAAAATAGGCGGCAAAGGGCTTTTTGTAAAAGAAATAGAGACAGCACTTCTTGATAAAAAAGCAGATTTAGCAGTTCATAGTATGAAAGATGTGCCAATGGAGCTGCCTGATGGATTGGAACTTTTTGAAAGTCCCTTATGCGAAGAACCAAATGATGCTTTTTTATCTATCAAATACAATTCTCTTGATGATTTGCCACAAGGTTCCCGTGTTGGCACTTCATCATTAAGAAGAAAATGTCAGCTTTTAGAATTAAGATCAGATTTGGAAGTACTTGATTTAAGAGGCAATGTGCAGACACGCATGCAGAAATTAAATGACGGTATATATGATGCAATAATACTTGCTTATGCAGGACTTAAAAGGCTTGAAATAGTAGAAAATATAAAAGAAATACTGCCTATTGAAAAAATGCTTCCTGCATCATGTCAGGGAATATTAGGTATTGAAATAAGAAGTGATGATGATGAAATAAAAGAAATACTATCTTTTATAGGTGATAAAGACAGTTACACAAGAGCTCGTTGCGAAAGAGCATTTTTACGCAGGTTACAAGGTGGATGTCAAATACCTATTGGCTGCCATTCTGTGCTGCAGGATGATAAAATATATGTGAAAGGTATTATATATAACCTTGATGGAAGCAAAAAAATTGCAAAAGAATATACAGGCGATAAATCCAACCCTGAACAGGCAGGTATTGAACTTGCAGAAATGGTGCTTGCTGCAGGCGGCGACAAAATATTAGAGGAAATTTATTCATAA
- a CDS encoding uroporphyrinogen-III synthase: MKIFENPKRVLVTRQFEQSGSFVNLLSAKGHYPFLLPMIETVQLCPVIEPGEYEIIFFTSANAVKYFAPYHHNIHGKAYIALGEKTAHAMEVFLGISSHITPTVYDLNNAMQIIYSIPLKNARILSPGAEKRLELPVEQINEMGAELITPAVYETTFAEYPAGYLDSFIVDNKIDTVTFCSPSAAKSFLRQFNGDKSLLDIVSIGTTTALFLDKQGVISRYPENFTVESIVEII, translated from the coding sequence ATGAAAATTTTTGAAAACCCAAAACGAGTGCTTGTTACAAGGCAGTTTGAACAGTCTGGCTCATTTGTAAATCTATTATCAGCAAAAGGACACTACCCTTTTTTACTGCCGATGATTGAAACAGTGCAGTTATGCCCTGTAATTGAGCCCGGGGAATATGAAATTATATTTTTCACAAGTGCTAATGCTGTAAAATATTTTGCTCCATATCATCATAATATTCATGGCAAAGCATATATTGCTCTTGGCGAAAAAACAGCTCATGCAATGGAAGTATTTTTAGGAATATCAAGCCATATCACACCTACTGTTTATGACTTAAATAATGCTATGCAGATAATTTATTCCATACCTTTAAAAAATGCCAGAATATTATCACCGGGAGCAGAAAAACGGCTAGAACTGCCTGTGGAGCAAATAAATGAAATGGGTGCAGAATTAATTACACCTGCAGTATATGAAACCACATTTGCAGAATATCCAGCAGGATATTTAGACAGCTTTATTGTTGATAATAAAATAGATACAGTTACATTTTGCTCGCCAAGTGCTGCAAAATCATTTTTAAGGCAGTTTAATGGGGATAAATCTCTATTAGATATAGTAAGCATAGGCACAACAACAGCACTTTTTCTTGATAAACAGGGTGTTATATCCAGATATCCAGAAAATTTTACTGTGGAGTCTATTGTAGAAATAATATAA
- the nifJ gene encoding pyruvate:ferredoxin (flavodoxin) oxidoreductase: protein MERKKTIMDGNMAAAHVAHAVNEVIAIYPITPSSVMGEISDEKSAKGQVNIWGSVPYVVELQSEGGAAGTVHGSLTAGALTTTFTASQGLLLMIPNMYKIAGELTPTVFHVSARALAVQGLSIFGDHSDVMACRACGWAMLASNNPQEVMDMALIAQAAALKSRIPFLHFFDGFRTSHELSVVEELTFDDMHYMVNDELVREHRKRSLTPDKPTIKGTSQNPDVYFQGRETVNKYMDNVGAVMQSEMDKFAALTGRQYHLVDYYGAEDAKSVIVAMGSACDVIEETIDYLNANGEKLGVVKIHLFQPFPVKAFVDALPKTVENIAVLDRTKEPGAVGEPLYLTVRTAIGEAMAAKITNLEKYPRILGGRFGLGSKDFTPAMVKAVYENAASESPVFGFTVGIEDDVTHKSLKFNASWIIPSASYNAMFYGLGSDGTVGANKNTAKIIFAETDKNSQAYFVYDSKKAGSMTISHVRFGAEQIKSSYLIQEADFIGCHNFSFLERYNLLSPLKKGGVFLLNSQYSKDEVWNKLPALVQKSIKEKEAEFYVVDAVKVAQELGLGSRINIILQSAFFAISNIIPKDKALNAIKGTIQKTYGKYGEETVAKNNAAADAGFERLYKVDYTSLKDESALHTLINGCLTDKKASSFVKEVTSVLVAEEGDKIKVSQMPVDGTWPTGTARFEKRNIAVNIPVWDPDVCIQCGICSFVCPHSAIRMKYYDKELLKNAPASFKHTDAKGKEFAGYTATVQVAPEDCTGCTTCVMNCPAVNKADTGRKAINMEPQTPLRVQEVENFEFFESIPELAVEKYNKLTVKGSQLAPHLFEFSGACAGCGETPYIKLLTQLFGDRLLIANATGCSSIYGGNLPTTPYCTRSDGKGPAWSNSLFEDNAEFGFGMRLAVDYFKDKAASYLNANKNIADAALIDDILANINTSDQQEIEKQRVRIEKLKEAVRSSNIAEKDDFLSIADYLTPKSVWVLGGDGWAYDIGYGGLDHVLASGENINVLVLDTEVYSNTGGQASKSTPLGASAKFATSGKVREKKDLAMIAMTYGSIYVAKVSLSNPLQCIKAFVEAERYNGPSIVIAYSHCIAQGIDMTKGSLEQKKAIDAGYWTLLRFNPDLIEEGKSPLIIDSKEPVSDLSGFMDGENRFRLTKKADPEKYKKLVDTASAKLNRRNRIMRVMSEHLADNKE from the coding sequence ATGGAACGCAAAAAAACTATTATGGATGGTAATATGGCAGCAGCTCATGTGGCACATGCTGTAAATGAGGTAATAGCTATTTATCCTATTACTCCATCATCAGTTATGGGAGAAATATCTGATGAAAAAAGTGCAAAAGGTCAGGTTAATATATGGGGCTCTGTCCCGTATGTTGTAGAGTTGCAGTCAGAAGGCGGTGCAGCAGGAACGGTGCATGGCTCATTAACTGCTGGTGCTTTAACTACTACATTTACAGCATCTCAAGGTCTTTTATTAATGATACCTAATATGTATAAAATAGCAGGGGAGCTTACACCTACTGTTTTTCATGTTAGTGCAAGAGCATTGGCTGTGCAAGGTCTTTCTATTTTTGGCGACCATTCAGATGTTATGGCATGCCGTGCCTGTGGCTGGGCTATGCTTGCTTCTAATAATCCGCAGGAAGTTATGGATATGGCATTGATTGCTCAGGCAGCTGCTCTTAAAAGCCGTATTCCATTTCTACATTTCTTTGATGGTTTTAGAACATCTCATGAACTTTCTGTTGTGGAAGAATTAACTTTTGATGATATGCATTATATGGTTAATGATGAGCTTGTAAGAGAGCATAGGAAAAGAAGCCTTACCCCTGATAAGCCGACTATTAAAGGCACTTCTCAAAATCCAGATGTATATTTCCAAGGCAGAGAAACAGTTAATAAATATATGGATAATGTTGGTGCTGTCATGCAGAGCGAAATGGATAAATTTGCAGCTTTGACAGGCAGACAGTATCATTTAGTAGATTATTATGGGGCAGAAGATGCTAAAAGTGTTATTGTTGCAATGGGCTCTGCATGTGATGTTATAGAAGAAACTATTGACTATCTTAATGCAAATGGAGAAAAACTTGGTGTTGTTAAAATACATTTATTTCAGCCATTTCCAGTGAAAGCTTTTGTTGATGCTCTTCCTAAAACTGTTGAAAATATTGCAGTGCTTGATAGAACTAAAGAGCCGGGGGCTGTTGGCGAGCCACTTTATTTAACTGTCCGCACAGCAATAGGTGAAGCAATGGCTGCAAAAATTACTAATTTAGAAAAATATCCACGAATTCTTGGAGGCAGATTTGGTCTTGGCTCAAAAGATTTTACACCGGCTATGGTTAAAGCAGTGTATGAAAATGCAGCATCAGAAAGTCCAGTTTTTGGTTTTACTGTTGGTATTGAAGATGATGTTACTCATAAATCATTAAAATTTAATGCTTCATGGATTATCCCATCAGCAAGCTATAATGCTATGTTTTATGGACTTGGTTCTGACGGCACAGTTGGTGCAAATAAAAATACTGCAAAAATTATTTTTGCAGAAACTGATAAAAACTCTCAGGCTTATTTTGTATATGATTCTAAGAAAGCAGGCTCTATGACTATAAGTCATGTTCGGTTTGGTGCAGAGCAGATAAAAAGCTCGTATCTAATTCAGGAAGCAGATTTTATTGGCTGTCATAATTTCAGCTTTTTAGAAAGATATAATTTACTTTCACCATTAAAAAAAGGCGGTGTATTTCTGCTTAACAGCCAATACAGCAAAGATGAAGTGTGGAACAAACTGCCAGCACTTGTTCAAAAATCAATAAAAGAAAAAGAAGCAGAATTTTATGTTGTTGATGCAGTTAAAGTTGCTCAGGAACTTGGGCTTGGCTCTCGTATAAATATTATATTACAGTCAGCATTTTTTGCTATATCTAATATTATACCAAAAGATAAAGCACTTAATGCTATTAAGGGAACTATACAAAAAACTTACGGTAAATATGGCGAAGAAACTGTTGCTAAAAATAATGCTGCGGCAGATGCAGGTTTTGAAAGACTTTATAAAGTAGATTATACTTCTTTAAAAGATGAAAGTGCTTTGCATACATTAATTAATGGCTGTTTAACAGATAAAAAAGCAAGCAGTTTTGTAAAAGAAGTAACAAGTGTATTAGTCGCAGAAGAAGGGGATAAAATAAAAGTATCTCAAATGCCTGTTGATGGCACATGGCCAACTGGCACTGCCCGTTTTGAAAAAAGAAATATTGCTGTCAATATTCCAGTTTGGGACCCTGATGTATGTATACAGTGCGGAATATGTTCATTTGTATGTCCACATTCTGCCATCCGTATGAAATATTATGATAAAGAGCTGCTTAAAAATGCTCCAGCATCATTTAAACATACTGATGCAAAAGGTAAAGAGTTTGCAGGATATACAGCAACAGTGCAGGTTGCTCCAGAAGACTGCACAGGCTGCACTACATGTGTAATGAACTGTCCTGCTGTTAATAAAGCAGACACAGGAAGAAAAGCTATTAATATGGAGCCGCAAACTCCATTAAGAGTGCAGGAAGTAGAAAACTTTGAATTTTTTGAGTCTATCCCTGAACTTGCTGTTGAAAAATATAATAAATTAACAGTTAAGGGCAGCCAGCTTGCCCCCCATTTATTTGAATTTTCTGGTGCATGTGCAGGCTGCGGAGAAACACCTTACATTAAGCTTTTAACTCAGCTTTTTGGCGACAGGCTCTTAATAGCAAATGCAACAGGATGTTCATCAATTTATGGTGGCAACCTGCCAACTACTCCATACTGCACTCGCAGCGACGGCAAGGGTCCTGCATGGAGTAACTCATTATTTGAAGATAATGCAGAGTTTGGTTTTGGTATGCGTTTAGCTGTAGATTACTTTAAAGATAAAGCTGCATCTTATTTAAATGCTAATAAAAATATTGCTGATGCTGCTCTTATTGATGATATACTTGCAAATATTAATACTTCTGACCAGCAGGAAATAGAAAAACAGCGTGTGAGAATAGAAAAGCTAAAAGAAGCAGTTAGATCATCTAATATTGCAGAAAAAGACGACTTTTTAAGTATTGCTGATTACTTAACACCAAAATCAGTATGGGTATTAGGTGGTGATGGCTGGGCTTATGATATAGGCTATGGCGGTTTAGACCATGTTCTTGCAAGCGGTGAAAATATTAATGTGCTTGTGCTTGATACAGAAGTATATTCTAATACAGGTGGTCAGGCTTCTAAATCTACTCCACTTGGTGCTTCTGCAAAATTTGCTACAAGCGGCAAAGTTAGAGAGAAAAAAGATTTGGCAATGATAGCTATGACTTATGGCAGTATATATGTTGCAAAAGTTTCTCTTTCAAACCCTTTACAGTGTATAAAAGCATTTGTTGAAGCAGAGCGTTATAATGGACCTTCTATTGTTATAGCTTATTCTCACTGTATAGCTCAAGGTATAGATATGACAAAAGGCTCATTAGAACAGAAAAAAGCAATAGATGCTGGTTACTGGACACTGCTGAGATTTAATCCAGACTTAATAGAAGAAGGTAAAAGTCCTCTTATTATTGATAGTAAAGAACCAGTCAGCGATTTATCTGGGTTTATGGATGGAGAAAACAGGTTCCGTTTAACTAAAAAAGCAGACCCAGAAAAATATAAAAAACTTGTAGATACAGCATCAGCCAAACTTAACCGCAGAAATAGAATAATGCGTGTTATGTCTGAACATTTAGCAGATAATAAAGAATAA
- a CDS encoding alpha/beta fold hydrolase: MQHKTLEYQKNTIHYYISKKENFSNTLLFAHGLTADYSMFEKQVEYFKDKINIILWDMPLHGKSKNCDFFSYNDNSDIMYNILKEENINYVTLAGMSMGGWTCQFFAAKYHNMVSGFIAIDTTPLNYKYYSKLDIWLIKHISFFAKLFPENMLKKSMAKSISKTKYSYEKMIDIYQNYTKADIIKQLDMYYKQFIIENKDISIKCPVILIAGEYDNTGKVLLYSKQWAKDIKSHLYIIKNAAHFSNADNYEEVNNIIEKFMKNKNAL; encoded by the coding sequence ATGCAGCATAAAACATTAGAATATCAAAAAAACACCATTCATTATTATATAAGCAAAAAAGAAAATTTTAGTAATACTCTACTCTTTGCTCACGGCTTAACAGCAGATTATTCAATGTTTGAAAAACAAGTGGAATATTTTAAAGATAAAATTAATATTATCTTGTGGGATATGCCACTGCATGGTAAATCAAAAAACTGTGATTTTTTTTCATATAATGATAATTCTGATATAATGTATAATATTTTAAAAGAAGAAAATATTAATTATGTAACCCTTGCAGGAATGTCTATGGGCGGCTGGACCTGTCAGTTTTTTGCAGCCAAATATCATAATATGGTTTCAGGCTTTATTGCAATTGATACAACACCTTTGAATTATAAATATTACTCTAAATTAGATATATGGCTAATAAAACATATATCATTTTTTGCTAAACTTTTTCCAGAAAATATGCTGAAAAAATCAATGGCAAAATCTATATCAAAAACAAAATATTCTTATGAAAAAATGATAGATATATATCAAAATTATACAAAAGCAGATATAATAAAACAGCTAGATATGTATTATAAACAGTTCATAATAGAAAATAAAGATATATCCATAAAGTGCCCAGTAATACTAATTGCAGGGGAATATGATAATACAGGCAAAGTATTATTGTATTCAAAACAATGGGCAAAAGATATTAAAAGTCATCTATATATTATAAAAAATGCTGCTCATTTCTCAAATGCAGATAATTATGAAGAAGTAAATAATATAATAGAAAAATTTATGAAAAATAAAAATGCACTGTAA
- a CDS encoding ABC transporter permease, translating to MYKLLYKIGSNVITVGSFFKGHSLFCLQVSSRGIFSKYAYSPAVQKALIKQIYFSGFELIVIMTITALLLGMTFVGTITKVLIALDAAPNIGPILTTVIIRITGPLISGILIILRTSTTLLVDVGMMKYNREIKALEAMNIDPYIYLYFPRVLASVVSMVVLSIYFSTLAIIGGYTLLSFQSNTSLDYVLSQIVSTISMSDVATFAFKTVLIGFIAASIPIYIAQKMQNSQTALIQGMMSSMIGIFFTFIIIIILGEVFI from the coding sequence ATGTATAAACTATTATATAAAATAGGCTCAAATGTTATTACTGTTGGAAGTTTTTTTAAAGGCCACAGTCTTTTTTGTTTGCAGGTGTCTTCAAGGGGAATTTTCAGCAAATATGCTTATTCGCCAGCAGTGCAGAAGGCTTTAATTAAACAAATATATTTTTCTGGCTTTGAGCTTATTGTTATTATGACTATTACGGCTCTGCTGTTAGGAATGACGTTTGTTGGAACTATTACAAAAGTCCTTATTGCTCTTGATGCTGCACCTAATATTGGACCTATATTAACAACAGTTATTATACGCATTACAGGGCCGTTAATAAGTGGTATACTTATTATATTAAGAACATCTACCACCCTGCTTGTTGATGTGGGTATGATGAAATATAACAGAGAAATAAAAGCGTTAGAAGCTATGAATATTGACCCTTACATATATTTATATTTTCCACGGGTTCTTGCAAGTGTAGTATCTATGGTTGTGCTTTCAATATATTTTTCTACACTTGCTATTATTGGCGGTTATACATTATTAAGTTTTCAGTCAAACACTTCGCTTGATTATGTTTTAAGCCAAATTGTTTCTACTATCTCTATGTCAGATGTAGCAACTTTCGCTTTTAAAACTGTATTAATAGGGTTTATTGCTGCATCTATCCCTATATATATAGCACAAAAAATGCAAAACTCACAAACAGCCCTTATTCAAGGAATGATGAGCTCTATGATTGGTATATTTTTTACCTTTATTATCATCATTATTTTAGGGGAAGTTTTTATATGA